In Anolis carolinensis isolate JA03-04 unplaced genomic scaffold, rAnoCar3.1.pri scaffold_14, whole genome shotgun sequence, the following proteins share a genomic window:
- the LOC100564551 gene encoding uncharacterized protein LOC100564551 isoform X2 translates to MSFHFVVMVLLSLHTAELVETSQSPQKLVQMLVSAGKSVTIECVSSVRENIQSFLTWYKEEQDQSLRKIDHHSQHSKPGLSPADAMALNIHHAQRNDSGVYYCAQIINGIFSIVSGTRLIVSDASSPSLSIFMPSFMEESQFNHSIPLLCLFFGTLPSQHAISSEIGGEMSHEDYKNVSVIDREGVISIWSLKLIPPAKWIPGMTYACSDQGNRNISAVIPMNLTSRANCAAILYVGIPCVVGLLTVLLVIALFWKHVFGGNVRKPANEMPMTPMPQTEYAELRSSG, encoded by the exons ATGAGTTTCCATTTCGTCGTGATGGTCCTTCTTTCTCTGCACA CTGCTGAACTGGTGGAGACCTCACAGAGCCCACAAAAGTTGGTCCAGATGCTGGTATCTGCTGGGAAATCTGTAACCATTGAATGTGTCTCTTCAGTAAGAGAAAATATTCAGTCCTTCCTGACCTGGTATAAGGAAGAGCAAGACCAAAGCTTGAGGAAGATTGACCACCATAGTCAACACTCAAAACCAGGATTATCCCCAGCGGATGCCATGGCTCTGAACATCCATCATGCACAAAGGAATGACTCTGGTGTTTATTACTGTGCTCAGATTATCAATGGGATTTTCAGTATTGTGAGTGGAACCAGACTGATCGTTTCAG atgcTTCAAGTCCAAGTCTTTCCATCTTCATGCCTTCCTTCATGGAAGAGTCTCAGTTCAATCATAGCATCCCCCTCCTCTGTCTCTTCTTCGGCACACTTCCTTCTCAGCATGCGATCTCTTCGGAAATTGGTGGAGAAATGTCTCATGAAGACTATAAAAATGTGAGTGTGATAGACAGAGAAGGAGTCATCAGCATCTGGAGTCTGAAGCTGATTCCTCCAGCGAAGTGGATCCCAGGGATGACCTATGCTTGCTCAGACCAAGGGAACAGAAACATCAGCGCTGTAATCCCAATGAATCTCACATCCAGAG CTAACTGCGCTGCCATTTTATATGTCGGGATCCCTTGCGTTGTTGGTCTTCTGACAGTTCTGCTCGTGATTGCCCTCTTCTGGAAGCACGTCTTTGGAG GAAATGTCAGGAAACCAGCCAATGAAATGCCCATGACGCCAATGCCACAG ACCGAATATGCAGAACTCCGTTCCAGCGGATGA